The following proteins are encoded in a genomic region of Arachis stenosperma cultivar V10309 chromosome 4, arast.V10309.gnm1.PFL2, whole genome shotgun sequence:
- the LOC130976734 gene encoding proline-rich receptor-like protein kinase PERK2 gives MASSSRRSIMASFLVALITLSSMNMSLAARHLLQTSAIPNLPPGINIPTLPKPTATLPPLPSIPTLPSIQGNVPPLPTIPSLPQPSSSLPKPATTLPPLPAGIPTIPTTVPQMSLPPLPNMPSIPTTIPSIPFFSPPPSPSAH, from the coding sequence atggcctcatcatcaagaagATCAATCATGGCCTCATTCCTTGTTGCTCTTATCACCTTGTCAAGCATGAACATGAGCCTAGCAGCTCGCCATCTCTTGCAAACAAGTGCAATACCCAATTTGCCCCCTGGCATCAACATTCCAACCTTGCCAAAACCAACAGCAACATTGCCACCTCTGCCCTCAATTCCAACATTGCCCTCAATTCAGGGAAATGTTCCTCCATTGCCCACCATACCATCACTGCCACAGCCATCATCATCGCTACCGAAGCCGGCGACGACTTTGCCTCCTCTTCCTGCTGGCATCCCTACCATCCCAACAACAGTCCCACAAATGAGCCTTCCACCATTGCCAAACATGCCCTCAATCCCAACCACCATTCCCTCCATTCCCTTCTTCTCCCCACCACCTTCACCTTCTGCGCATTAA